CAAATGTTATATCcgttattttttcaaaatcgTTTGCTCGTAAAGGTATagcaataatataataatcatcacaaaataataaacaaaaattaataaaataataatccattaaaaaatactattgaaaaataataggcTTAAAATGATATTACGTATTATGCAATTATattgcatattattatgatctATTTTGTGTGCCGACATGGAaatcttttcttttattcaagtttaaattgtatttaaaatatataaacttCCTAGAATGGAAAATGATAGTGCTAATTCAGACGACTATTATGACATTTGCAACGAAAATTGGACACCCGATACATTTGGGGAATTAGAATATACTCAGagtttagaaaaaaatataagaaaacaaattaataaaaaagagtCAAAACAAAacgtatttttttgttctgataaaacacaaataaatcaaaatgatATGAATGAATCTGGTGAAATTTATGAActaaaagaaaatgttgACTCCTCaaattttgaattaaataatagcaatatttatgaaaatgacAAAACAAATGTTAAGGCTCAAATATTAAAGGGTGTAATAACCACATCAAATGACAAAAATGACGAAGAAATTTGTATGCTTAAAGATATTTATGAGGAACTCGAAAAGGGGAATAAagacaataataaaagtcATATGACAACTAGCCAAgctgaaaatgatgatgacTCCATTGATAGAGATAGCTGTTTCTATGACGATGCGTCCcctaaaaaacataatgaaaattttatcaaaaaagtaaaattaCTTAATAGTAATAACGAATCGGATAATATGGATTCACATtcaaacatatttaatatgaaCGATTCAGATTTATATTCGTGGAGCAATTTAGCTAAGAGTGGTgattataattatgataatgAAGACAATAAATTAAAGACAACCAATTCGAAAGATAGCATATTTGAAAGTAATAAAGAAGAGCAAGAATtgtatcaaaaaaaaaagagtgTAAGTTTTTTTGGGAAACATAAATtaagcaaaataaaattaagtgagcaagaaaatgatattgtaaacatattaaatgataatttaaatgacaaaatcgttttttattctaatattaatgaatcaaataaaaaaattattagaaaAGATTCagattataattatattaatgagagcataaataaagatacaaattataatataaataatatttccaaTACACACAGCAATAATTCATCTCGAATCAATTATGATACCAGtttttatgataaattttcaaGTTATGATAAGAGaaatataagtataaaCGAAAGTgatatgtttataaaaagtaGTCAAAATAATAGTGCCTATAATAATTCACTTAATAGTAGCATACGGATATTTAGCAACGATGACATGACTACTACAagaaaagataaaataaacatttccgaaaaaaatgatgtaaATAATGTTGAACATCAATTCGATTCATCAAATAACAAGACTGATTATGATTCCGAAAAGGTAGACCCCATTTTAGACCCACAAGGTAAAAATCGTAATTCATACACCAAATCGgtagataataaaaaaaataataattcggAAATTAAGTCATATAAAAGTAGCGATGACAATGATAGTACATCTATTCATGTTGACttaaatgatgaagaaTCATGGaatgaaattaataatgaagatcaaaaaaaaaaagatataaaaaaaggtgaaaaagtaaaagcagctaaaaaaaaaaaaaatataattccaaaaaagggaatagttacaatattaaaagacaaaattataaaaccaaataaaacaaagactaatgaaaataattctaataataaaaaggaaaaagatCAATCGGATGATTtagaagaatataaaaatgatacaaGATTAAAAGAGCTAAACAATGAATTATGtaatcaaattaaaaaacttGAAATTGAACAAGGTAAAGTAAAAAAGTTAGAATATCAATTAATCGCCAAAAGTGCTGAAATAGAATTAGAAAGAGAAGAAATGCGAAACAAAATGGAAGATGaaagaaaacaaatgaTCAAAACTAtagatgatgaaaaaaaaaaatggcttaaggaaaaaaaacggATAGAAAATGAAGTAGAAAAACAACGTAGCattataatgaataaaagaaaactaaaaaatgatgtagctatacttaaaaataagATTAAAGAattagaagaaaaaatcgaagcggataaaaaacaacataaatttattgtagataatttgaaaaagaaaatagaATACTTATCTATAGacaatgaaaaattaaaaatggaattaaaattatcagATGAATATAGAACTAAGATGGAGAAATATCAGCAAAATACCATAATGAAGCTAGCCACAACAGTTGCAAAggaaaaagataaaaatgccacagataaaaagaataaagaaaacgatataaatgaaaaaaatacactATACTCCggaaatgaatatattcaaagagatattaattatagtgatttagaaaataatagaaagaaagaaaaaaacaaggGGAAAGGTAATGTGGGTAAAACAAAAAGTAGcgaacataaaaaaaaagaaaaagaaaatgacaTTAGAAAAGTATTAAACTATTTAGACCAAATTAATCATAGTGACAA
This region of Plasmodium chabaudi chabaudi strain AS genome assembly, chromosome: 13 genomic DNA includes:
- a CDS encoding spindle assembly abnormal protein 4, putative, which codes for MENDSANSDDYYDICNENWTPDTFGELEYTQSLEKNIRKQINKKESKQNVFFCSDKTQINQNDMNESGEIYELKENVDSSNFELNNSNIYENDKTNVKAQILKGVITTSNDKNDEEICMLKDIYEELEKGNKDNNKSHMTTSQAENDDDSIDRDSCFYDDASPKKHNENFIKKVKLLNSNNESDNMDSHSNIFNMNDSDLYSWSNLAKSGDYNYDNEDNKLKTTNSKDSIFESNKEEQELYQKKKSVSFFGKHKLSKIKLSEQENDIVNILNDNLNDKIVFYSNINESNKKIIRKDSDYNYINESINKDTNYNINNISNTHSNNSSRINYDTSFYDKFSSYDKRNISINESDMFIKSSQNNSAYNNSLNSSIRIFSNDDMTTTRKDKINISEKNDVNNVEHQFDSSNNKTDYDSEKVDPILDPQGKNRNSYTKSVDNKKNNNSEIKSYKSSDDNDSTSIHVDLNDEESWNEINNEDQKKKDIKKGEKVKAAKKKKNIIPKKGIVTILKDKIIKPNKTKTNENNSNNKKEKDQSDDLEEYKNDTRLKELNNELCNQIKKLEIEQGKVKKLEYQLIAKSAEIELEREEMRNKMEDERKQMIKTIDDEKKKWLKEKKRIENEVEKQRSIIMNKRKLKNDVAILKNKIKELEEKIEADKKQHKFIVDNLKKKIEYLSIDNEKLKMELKLSDEYRTKMEKYQQNTIMKLATTVAKEKDKNATDKKNKENDINEKNTLYSGNEYIQRDINYSDLENNRKKEKNKGKGNVGKTKSSEHKKKEKENDIRKVLNYLDQINHSDKTDSSENSNEFKKIINDQNKKIIQNELDIMYEYTSSDSDNYKNCSSKEDDYHAIKLAKKKLLNNDREEKGGKQKNKQKITLDKLFLHEENKTKQNLDSLKKEEYINKNLQKMKCLVNENKDKLINDKRQIQDDEMSLAASEYYKNFKDRFFDNCNDEKKKNNPISSIPILNDNSTATTLSTCANNVSNMNKINRRNKPSDNVINSFQDKNEMKKEKHINKDEYGNTSNVHSSDTSVYLLNNIYPKYIGNESMSSNSNMNKDISKHSNDNNISFDNNNLKCEDDSKNNPPNNNDHNLNPFGKHWDFIINFNFDELFNICENVIESIFSSSKKIKYRQAFVDGKVETLFDDGLKIIEKNKNKKIIDPTNIVIYLYPSKDYRATFPNSYTLFRFVNKGIYQVNIPGKCQLNKFPNGQIDCKYNDGHVQILFCDGRKKEILPNKEEYAILRNGVIKRLN